The Bacteroidota bacterium genome includes a region encoding these proteins:
- a CDS encoding bifunctional UDP-N-acetylmuramoyl-tripeptide:D-alanyl-D-alanine ligase/alanine racemase translates to MGLQLDTFVFLQTVRPYGTKRKNKNLYYFAKDIARILGGTFSGNGNPDAQIRHLLIDSRSISSPETSLFFALKSERNDGHKFIGDAYKKRVRNFVVASLPSPVGEERGDEVYPEANFILVKDTLSALQHLSANHRKKFNIPVIGITGSNGKTIVKEWLYHLLQEDKSVVRSPKSYNSQVGVPLSVWLTSEEHNIALFEAGISKPDEMENLEPIISPTVGLLTNIGQAHDENFLNPKQKIREKLKLFVHSNTLIYNRDNLELNEEIISNPVIKKINLFTWSRKSKANLQVGKVTKDGSETELQGVYNNEFIRIRIPFTDEASIENAIHCWAVMLLLGYQNKIIAERMTRLSPVAMRLELKEGINNCSVINDSYNSDLGSLAIALDFLNQQKQYPKRTLILSDIFQSGKNEDELYKEVAQLVKEKGINKIFGIGEAISRQQKQFETEKIFFKTTDEFLSQYSGNLFSNETILLKGARAFSFEKISQVLQQKAHETVLEINLNALIHNLNYYRSKLAPGTQMMAMVKAFSYGSGGFEIANILQHHHVDYLAVAYADEGIELHKAGITVPIMVMNPEEASYDAMIKNDLEPEIFSFRVLKLFEDAVSRSGRKDSPYPIHLKLDTGMHRLGFEEKEVNELAVRIGNSKFLEVRSVFSHLAGSDESAHDEFTRQQIKKFGEMSEVIRSRFDYPILRHILNSAGIVRFPGAQFEMVRLGIGLYGIGANETEQAQLKNVSTLKTTISQIKNIPAGESVGYSRKFIAKKEMRIATVPIGYADGLSRRLSNGKGKMIIVPKGSIRTGKPAPITGNVCMDMCMLDISAIQCSEGDEVIVFGEQNPISLIAKDMDTIPYEVFTGISRRVKRVYFHE, encoded by the coding sequence ATGGGACTCCAATTGGATACATTCGTTTTTCTACAAACAGTTCGTCCCTATGGGACGAAACGAAAAAATAAAAACTTGTATTACTTCGCAAAAGATATAGCAAGAATTCTTGGAGGAACGTTCAGCGGAAATGGAAATCCTGATGCACAGATTCGTCATTTGCTGATTGACAGCCGGAGCATTTCCTCTCCTGAAACTTCCCTCTTCTTCGCGCTAAAAAGCGAGCGCAATGACGGACATAAATTTATTGGTGACGCCTACAAGAAACGAGTTCGGAACTTTGTTGTGGCTTCGCTCCCTTCTCCTGTAGGAGAAGAGCGAGGGGATGAGGTCTATCCGGAAGCGAATTTCATTCTTGTAAAAGATACTTTATCCGCGCTTCAGCATTTGTCGGCAAATCATCGAAAGAAATTTAACATTCCAGTTATCGGAATTACCGGAAGCAACGGAAAAACGATTGTCAAGGAATGGCTTTATCATCTTTTGCAGGAAGATAAAAGCGTGGTGCGAAGCCCGAAAAGTTATAATTCCCAGGTAGGAGTTCCGCTTTCGGTCTGGCTTACGAGCGAGGAACACAACATCGCCCTCTTTGAAGCGGGAATTTCCAAGCCTGATGAAATGGAAAACCTGGAGCCGATAATCTCTCCAACTGTCGGGCTCTTAACAAATATCGGGCAGGCGCACGATGAAAATTTTCTGAATCCGAAACAAAAAATTCGCGAGAAGCTGAAACTGTTTGTGCACTCAAATACTTTGATTTATAACCGTGACAATCTCGAGCTCAACGAAGAAATTATTTCCAACCCTGTCATCAAAAAAATAAATCTCTTTACATGGTCCAGAAAATCAAAAGCGAATCTTCAGGTAGGAAAAGTTACCAAAGATGGAAGTGAAACCGAACTTCAGGGTGTTTATAACAATGAGTTCATCCGGATCAGAATTCCTTTTACGGATGAAGCCAGCATTGAGAATGCCATTCATTGCTGGGCGGTGATGCTGCTTCTTGGCTATCAGAATAAAATTATTGCCGAACGAATGACTCGCCTGAGTCCCGTTGCAATGCGACTGGAACTGAAAGAAGGAATTAATAATTGTTCTGTCATCAACGACAGCTACAATTCTGATTTAGGTTCGCTTGCTATTGCACTGGATTTTCTGAATCAGCAAAAGCAATATCCCAAGCGCACTTTAATTCTATCGGATATTTTTCAAAGCGGAAAAAATGAAGATGAACTTTACAAAGAAGTAGCGCAACTTGTAAAAGAAAAAGGTATCAATAAGATTTTCGGAATCGGTGAAGCAATTTCCCGACAGCAAAAACAATTTGAAACAGAGAAAATATTTTTCAAAACAACGGATGAATTTCTTTCACAGTACAGCGGAAATTTATTTTCCAACGAAACTATTCTGCTAAAAGGCGCACGAGCATTTAGTTTCGAAAAGATATCGCAGGTTCTTCAGCAGAAAGCGCACGAAACCGTTCTTGAAATAAATCTCAACGCACTCATTCACAACCTGAATTATTATCGCTCCAAACTCGCGCCCGGAACGCAGATGATGGCGATGGTGAAGGCATTCTCCTATGGAAGCGGAGGTTTTGAGATTGCGAATATTCTTCAGCACCATCATGTGGATTATCTCGCGGTGGCATATGCCGATGAAGGAATTGAACTTCACAAAGCAGGAATCACCGTGCCGATTATGGTGATGAATCCCGAAGAAGCGAGTTATGACGCAATGATTAAAAATGATTTGGAGCCTGAAATTTTTTCTTTTCGCGTGCTGAAACTTTTTGAAGACGCAGTAAGCCGTTCAGGAAGAAAAGATTCTCCGTACCCGATACATTTGAAATTAGACACAGGAATGCACCGCCTCGGCTTCGAAGAAAAAGAAGTGAACGAACTCGCAGTGAGAATCGGCAACAGCAAATTTCTGGAAGTGCGCTCGGTATTTTCTCATCTCGCAGGAAGCGATGAATCCGCACACGATGAATTCACGCGTCAGCAAATAAAAAAATTCGGAGAGATGAGCGAAGTGATTCGTTCGCGGTTTGATTACCCCATTCTTCGTCACATATTAAATTCTGCAGGCATAGTACGCTTTCCGGGCGCGCAATTTGAAATGGTTCGGCTCGGAATCGGTTTATACGGAATTGGTGCCAACGAAACCGAGCAGGCGCAACTGAAAAATGTTTCCACGCTTAAGACAACCATTTCGCAGATAAAAAATATTCCCGCAGGAGAATCGGTGGGTTACAGCCGGAAATTCATAGCGAAAAAAGAAATGCGCATCGCCACCGTTCCCATCGGCTACGCAGACGGGCTCAGCAGGCGCCTCAGCAACGGAAAAGGAAAAATGATTATCGTCCCGAAGGGATCCATTCGGACAGGCAAGCCCGCGCCCATTACCGGAAATGTTTGCATGGACATGTGCATGCTCGATATTTCCGCCATTCAATGCTCCGAGGGAGATGAAGTAATTGTTTTCGGTGAGCAAAATCCCATCTCGCTCATCGCAAAAGATATGGACACAATCCCCTACGAAGTGTTCACCGGAATTTCACGAAGAGTGAAGCGCGTTTATTTTCACGAGTAA
- the tnpA gene encoding IS200/IS605 family transposase, whose amino-acid sequence MPNTYTQIYIHIVFTVQGRQNLISESHREELQKYITGIVQNREQKLIAIYCMPDHIHIFVGFKPVMSISDLVREIKAVSSKFINDKRWIKGKFNWQEGYGAFSHSHSQIDSVVKYIRNQKEHHGAKSFKEEYLEMLNNNDVKYDDKYLFEWIE is encoded by the coding sequence ATGCCGAACACATACACGCAAATTTATATTCACATTGTTTTTACAGTTCAGGGAAGACAAAACCTGATTTCAGAATCTCATCGAGAGGAATTGCAGAAATATATTACAGGAATAGTTCAGAACCGTGAACAAAAATTAATTGCCATTTATTGCATGCCCGACCACATTCATATTTTTGTAGGATTTAAACCCGTGATGAGCATTTCGGATTTGGTTCGTGAAATAAAAGCAGTGTCTTCAAAATTTATCAATGATAAAAGATGGATTAAAGGCAAATTCAACTGGCAGGAAGGTTATGGAGCTTTTTCTCATTCACATTCTCAGATTGATTCTGTTGTGAAGTATATTCGCAATCAGAAAGAACATCATGGAGCGAAATCATTTAAGGAAGAATATTTGGAAATGCTGAACAACAATGATGTGAAATATGATGATAAATATTTATTTGAATGGATAGAATAA
- a CDS encoding M28 family peptidase — protein MKNRILPFVFSILISHFTFSQSEVLKYAHQIVDTLASPTMHGRGYVNKGDSIAADYIKKEFEKFGLKPIGKEFEQRFSFPMYTFPGNMEVKLDKQILIPGKDFIVKSIGKSPYLTRKIIYLNKGDSYWDKVGKKSQNKLEKKFAFIVDSGAVHEVDSRVILDIKTKLTWGFEYMKENSERDWTIFEIKKDVIKNTPRKISIKIDYKYYPNYQSQNILGYIKGIQYPDSFIVFSAHYDHLGQMGKDVYFPGANDNASGCAMLLNLAKYYSQHPPKYSVAFMAFGGEEVGLLGSKYYVEHPLFPLKQIKFLVNMDIMGTGDEGIKVVNATEHKKEFDELVKINSEKNLLPVVSPRGKAANSDHYFFEEAGVKTFFIYTLGGIKAYHDIYDRPETLPLTKFEEVYNLLLQFTDYLQK, from the coding sequence ATGAAAAATCGTATTCTGCCATTTGTCTTCAGTATTTTAATTTCTCACTTTACTTTTTCTCAATCAGAAGTTCTCAAGTACGCTCATCAAATAGTTGATACTCTTGCTTCTCCCACCATGCATGGTCGCGGTTATGTGAACAAAGGAGACAGCATTGCAGCCGATTACATCAAAAAAGAATTTGAAAAGTTTGGATTGAAACCGATTGGGAAAGAGTTTGAGCAGAGGTTTTCTTTTCCGATGTATACATTTCCAGGAAATATGGAAGTTAAACTTGATAAGCAAATATTAATTCCAGGAAAAGATTTTATCGTAAAGTCTATAGGCAAAAGCCCTTACTTAACTAGAAAGATAATTTATTTAAATAAGGGTGATAGTTATTGGGATAAAGTAGGTAAGAAATCACAAAATAAATTAGAGAAAAAATTTGCTTTTATTGTTGATTCCGGTGCAGTACATGAAGTTGATTCTCGTGTTATTTTGGATATAAAAACAAAATTAACTTGGGGTTTTGAATATATGAAAGAAAATAGCGAAAGAGATTGGACAATCTTTGAAATAAAAAAAGATGTAATAAAAAACACTCCTAGAAAAATTTCAATTAAAATAGATTATAAGTATTACCCCAACTACCAATCCCAAAACATTCTCGGCTATATCAAAGGCATCCAATATCCCGATTCATTTATTGTCTTCTCTGCGCATTATGACCATCTCGGACAAATGGGAAAAGATGTGTACTTCCCCGGAGCAAATGACAACGCCAGCGGTTGTGCCATGCTGCTCAATCTTGCAAAATATTATTCACAGCATCCGCCAAAATATTCTGTTGCGTTCATGGCATTTGGAGGAGAGGAAGTCGGTTTGCTCGGCTCAAAATATTATGTTGAGCACCCGCTGTTTCCGCTCAAGCAGATAAAATTCCTCGTGAACATGGATATCATGGGCACGGGCGATGAAGGCATTAAAGTGGTGAACGCCACTGAGCATAAAAAAGAATTTGATGAACTCGTAAAAATAAATTCGGAGAAAAATCTATTACCTGTTGTTTCTCCTCGTGGCAAAGCTGCGAATAGCGACCATTATTTTTTCGAGGAAGCAGGCGTGAAGACTTTTTTTATCTACACGCTCGGAGGCATCAAAGCGTATCACGATATTTATGACAGACCGGAAACTCTTCCTTTGACTAAGTTTGAAGAAGTATATAATTTACTTTTGCAGTTCACAGATTATTTGCAGAAATGA
- a CDS encoding thymidine kinase has translation MFPENHTNPRKGWIEVISGSMFSGKTEELIRRIRRAQIAKQKVEIYKPIIDNRYSKEKVVSHDANEIHSVPVASSSEILKRMKDADVIAIDEVQFFDLGVVDVCVTLANKGIRVITAGLDKDYLGKPFGPMPALMASAEYVTKVHAVCMRCGALANFSHRISEDDSLIVLGEKNNYEPLCRECFNKSAP, from the coding sequence ATGTTTCCTGAAAATCATACCAACCCGCGCAAAGGATGGATTGAGGTCATCAGCGGAAGTATGTTTTCCGGCAAGACGGAAGAACTCATCCGCAGAATCAGGCGCGCGCAGATTGCGAAACAGAAAGTAGAGATCTACAAACCTATTATCGATAATCGATACTCAAAAGAAAAAGTGGTGTCGCACGATGCCAATGAAATTCATTCCGTGCCGGTTGCTTCTTCTTCAGAAATTTTGAAACGAATGAAAGATGCAGATGTGATTGCGATTGACGAAGTTCAGTTTTTTGATTTAGGTGTTGTGGATGTCTGCGTTACGCTGGCGAATAAAGGAATTCGTGTTATCACAGCAGGGCTTGATAAAGATTATCTGGGAAAACCTTTCGGACCGATGCCCGCGCTGATGGCGAGTGCGGAATACGTGACGAAAGTTCACGCAGTATGCATGCGTTGCGGTGCGCTCGCGAATTTTTCTCATCGCATTTCAGAAGATGATTCGTTGATTGTGCTCGGAGAAAAAAATAATTACGAGCCGTTGTGCCGGGAATGTTTTAATAAATCAGCTCCGTAG
- a CDS encoding ATP-binding cassette domain-containing protein has protein sequence MSETKDILKKFESGDIKALARIISIVENETDGYEEILSSLKIKNVPVVGITGPPGAGKSTLINAILKKLTDKGKRIGVIAIDPTSPFNYGSLLCDRLRMAEHFTNEKVFIRSLATRGSLGGLSAKTIEVIDVLRAFGSPSLTLPQGKGVARASSPPWGELEGAFDYVFIETVGVGQSEVEIAGLADTTVLVLVPGYGDEVQTLKSGIMEIGDIFVINKSDQPNAEGFAKNVEQLVHSREKSNWTTPVIKAVATEEKGIEEIINKIDEHASHSNDKKLFLVTEKAFKLIRNKRMKDVDKKKLQKEIEKEMKKKDFNLYKFVVKY, from the coding sequence ATGTCCGAAACGAAAGACATCCTAAAGAAATTTGAATCAGGCGATATAAAAGCGCTTGCACGAATTATTTCCATTGTTGAGAATGAAACGGACGGCTACGAAGAAATATTATCCTCGCTGAAAATAAAAAATGTTCCTGTTGTTGGAATTACCGGACCTCCGGGTGCAGGCAAAAGCACGCTCATCAATGCAATTCTCAAAAAACTTACAGATAAAGGAAAAAGAATCGGGGTGATTGCCATTGACCCGACTTCTCCTTTCAATTACGGCTCTTTGCTTTGCGACAGGTTAAGAATGGCTGAGCATTTCACGAATGAAAAAGTATTCATTCGCTCGCTGGCTACACGCGGTTCGCTGGGCGGACTTTCAGCAAAAACAATTGAGGTGATAGATGTCCTGAGAGCGTTCGGTAGCCCATCCCTAACCCTTCCCCAAGGGAAGGGAGTTGCACGCGCAAGTTCTCCCCCTTGGGGGGAGTTAGAGGGGGCATTTGATTATGTATTTATAGAAACCGTTGGGGTTGGACAAAGCGAAGTAGAAATTGCAGGGCTTGCCGATACCACCGTTCTGGTTCTCGTGCCCGGCTATGGAGATGAAGTGCAAACGCTGAAATCAGGCATTATGGAGATAGGGGATATTTTTGTGATTAACAAAAGCGACCAGCCGAATGCGGAAGGGTTTGCAAAAAATGTGGAGCAGTTAGTTCACAGCAGAGAAAAAAGTAACTGGACAACTCCTGTAATAAAAGCAGTAGCAACCGAAGAAAAGGGAATTGAAGAAATTATAAATAAGATTGACGAACACGCCAGCCACAGCAACGACAAAAAATTATTTCTCGTGACAGAAAAAGCATTTAAACTAATACGGAACAAGCGAATGAAAGATGTGGACAAGAAAAAATTGCAGAAAGAGATTGAAAAGGAAATGAAGAAGAAGGATTTTAATCTATACAAATTTGTTGTGAAATATTAA
- a CDS encoding endonuclease domain-containing protein: MKAKKKIGYIEYDKDHKLLSRELRNNSTLGEILLWNQLKAGKMLGHKFNRQKPLGDYIVDFYCKKLNLVIEVDGYSHQFKTKKDLKRDKDLNEMGLSVLRFIEQQCKKDMLNVVRAIETWIEENQNTNPPASLPPL; the protein is encoded by the coding sequence ATGAAAGCAAAAAAGAAAATAGGTTACATTGAATATGATAAAGACCACAAATTACTTTCCAGAGAACTTAGAAACAACAGCACTCTCGGAGAAATTCTTCTCTGGAATCAACTTAAAGCAGGAAAAATGCTTGGCCACAAATTCAACCGACAAAAACCTTTGGGAGATTATATCGTTGACTTCTACTGTAAAAAATTAAATTTGGTGATTGAAGTGGACGGATATAGTCATCAGTTTAAAACAAAAAAAGATTTGAAACGAGATAAAGACTTAAATGAAATGGGATTGAGTGTTTTGAGATTCATTGAACAGCAATGCAAAAAAGATATGTTGAATGTGGTGAGAGCAATTGAAACTTGGATTGAGGAAAATCAAAATACAAATCCCCCTGCTTCGCTTCCCCCTTTATAA